In Enterobacter sp. 638, a single window of DNA contains:
- the rutD gene encoding pyrimidine utilization protein D codes for MKISLSPPPFADAPVVVLIAGLGGSGSYWLPQLAALEQEYQVVCYDQRGTGNNAGELPHGYTLGNMADELYQALLNAGIPRFTVIGHALGALVGLQLAIAHPDAVRALVCVNGWLSLNAHTRRCFQIRERLLHAGGAQAWVEAQPLFLYPADWMAARAPRMEAEEALALAHFQGTNNLQRRLLALKQADFRAQAKHVHCPVQIICSTDDLLVPSVCSTELHAALPGSHKTVMRQGGHACNVTDPDTFNALLLNGLASLMHNPEPVFKESQ; via the coding sequence ATGAAAATATCTCTCTCGCCGCCCCCTTTTGCCGACGCGCCCGTGGTGGTTCTGATTGCCGGACTCGGCGGGAGCGGCAGCTACTGGCTGCCACAGCTCGCCGCGCTGGAGCAGGAATATCAGGTGGTGTGCTACGACCAACGCGGCACCGGCAATAACGCCGGGGAACTCCCCCACGGCTACACGCTGGGAAATATGGCCGACGAACTGTATCAGGCTTTGCTTAACGCTGGCATCCCGCGATTCACCGTGATCGGTCACGCGCTGGGGGCATTGGTCGGATTGCAGCTGGCCATTGCGCATCCCGACGCCGTGCGCGCGCTGGTGTGCGTAAACGGCTGGCTGTCGCTGAACGCCCATACCCGCCGCTGCTTCCAGATCCGCGAACGCCTGCTCCACGCAGGAGGTGCGCAGGCGTGGGTCGAGGCCCAACCGCTGTTTCTTTATCCGGCTGACTGGATGGCGGCGCGCGCCCCGCGCATGGAGGCCGAAGAGGCGCTGGCGCTCGCCCATTTTCAGGGAACCAATAATCTCCAGCGCAGGCTGCTGGCCCTGAAGCAGGCGGACTTTCGCGCTCAGGCGAAGCACGTTCACTGCCCGGTGCAGATTATCTGCTCCACCGACGATCTGCTGGTGCCCTCCGTCTGCTCGACTGAGCTACACGCCGCCTTACCCGGCAGCCATAAGACGGTGATGCGCCAGGGCGGACACGCCTGCAACGTGACCGATCCCGATACGTTTAACGCGTTGTTGCTCAACGGGCTCGCCAGCCTGATGCACAACCCAGAACCGGTTTTTAAGGAGTCTCAATGA
- the rutC gene encoding pyrimidine utilization protein C has product MPKSVIIPAGTSTPIAPFVPGTLADGVVYVSGTLPFDEFNNVVYPDDPKAQTRHVLETIRRVIETAGGTMEDVTFNSIFITDWKNYAAINEIYAEFFPGDKPARFCIQCGLVKPEALVEIASVAHIAK; this is encoded by the coding sequence ATGCCGAAATCCGTGATTATTCCCGCTGGCACCAGCACGCCCATTGCCCCGTTTGTTCCAGGCACTCTCGCCGACGGCGTGGTGTACGTTTCGGGCACGCTGCCGTTCGATGAGTTTAACAACGTGGTCTATCCCGATGACCCAAAGGCGCAAACCCGCCACGTGCTCGAGACTATCAGGCGCGTTATCGAGACGGCGGGTGGCACGATGGAGGACGTGACCTTCAACAGCATCTTTATCACCGACTGGAAAAACTACGCCGCGATTAATGAAATCTACGCGGAATTTTTCCCCGGCGATAAACCGGCGCGATTTTGCATCCAGTGCGGGCTGGTGAAGCCAGAAGCGTTGGTTGAAATCGCCAGCGTTGCACACATCGCAAAGTGA